A single region of the Bacillota bacterium genome encodes:
- a CDS encoding flagellar hook-length control protein FliK produces MQINNLLPVILQLFLSAQTEQKSNKPGPLMQQHLGKQPAQKAGDEQARVPRAADNSRSTNLTASLTKQSSTGQPNINRETPNPQNEIMFLPIPLNSELFPNAKFYKQISPKENNQQQEDQNHHRLVFGLNAPSLGELYFMIVQQEDKLSIRCAAAKAPTVKALKEAFTNFSEKLKAMGWEKIHWSCIHVENPGELPGMSPSGFIDLKI; encoded by the coding sequence TTGCAAATAAATAATCTGTTACCTGTTATATTGCAACTTTTTCTTTCTGCACAAACAGAGCAGAAATCGAACAAGCCAGGACCTTTAATGCAACAGCATCTTGGTAAACAACCTGCGCAAAAGGCCGGGGACGAACAAGCCCGAGTCCCTCGCGCCGCTGACAACAGCCGGAGTACAAACCTTACAGCCAGTTTAACTAAACAATCTTCAACGGGCCAGCCCAATATAAACAGGGAAACCCCAAACCCGCAAAATGAAATTATGTTTCTTCCCATTCCCCTAAACTCTGAACTTTTTCCCAATGCTAAGTTTTACAAGCAGATCTCGCCCAAGGAAAACAATCAACAGCAAGAGGATCAAAACCACCACCGGTTAGTATTCGGCCTTAACGCTCCTTCGCTGGGGGAACTCTACTTTATGATAGTGCAGCAGGAAGATAAACTATCCATACGATGTGCAGCGGCAAAGGCCCCAACAGTTAAGGCTCTCAAGGAAGCATTTACTAATTTCAGCGAAAAACTAAAGGCAATGGGATGGGAAAAAATACATTGGTCTTGCATCCACGTGGAAAACCCCGGTGAACTTCCAGGTATGTCGCCATCCGGTTTTATTGATCTTAAAATATAA
- the amrA gene encoding AmmeMemoRadiSam system protein A: MGIVFCGTAPHPPIAVPEVGKGRDKEIKDTQEAMLELGRRLKEKDPEVLVFITPHGPVFSDAVAVYTIKKMQGNLGEFGAPEVNFDLENHRLGTSIVEAAGRVGVPVAGVDEDIMSRIGMDSRLDHGVMVPLYFLRKAGVECPVVVISIGLIPYHEIYRVGLAIQQAATDTGVDTAVIASGDLSHRLTSDAPAGYDPGGAAFDREVVRLVGEGDVQGLVILDPKLVESAGECGLRPIIMAMGSLDGLDISPQILSYQGPFGVGYMVADFKPGKLNPGRELTEKLSAAQKEKMCERRAAESSQVRLARETLQKHCRGERLEDIPVPEELLQEKAGAFVSIKKNGQLRGCIGTIEAVRSNLAEEIMENAISAGTRDPRFSPVSTDELDELEYSVDVLGDPEPVTGIDQLDPHVYGVIVRSGMRKGLLLPDLEGIDTAEEQVSIAMQKAGITPEEEIELERFKVVRYL; encoded by the coding sequence GTGGGCATAGTATTTTGCGGTACTGCACCCCACCCTCCCATTGCCGTTCCGGAAGTGGGCAAGGGCCGTGACAAAGAGATAAAGGATACACAGGAGGCCATGTTGGAATTGGGGCGGCGGCTAAAGGAAAAGGATCCGGAGGTATTGGTGTTTATTACTCCACATGGTCCGGTTTTTTCTGATGCCGTGGCAGTATACACAATCAAGAAAATGCAGGGTAACCTGGGCGAATTCGGGGCACCCGAGGTGAATTTTGATCTGGAAAACCACCGTCTGGGGACATCAATTGTGGAAGCCGCGGGTAGAGTCGGTGTCCCGGTGGCAGGAGTTGACGAAGATATAATGAGCCGAATAGGGATGGACAGCCGGCTGGATCACGGAGTTATGGTACCCCTTTACTTTTTACGTAAAGCTGGGGTAGAGTGCCCGGTGGTGGTCATTTCTATCGGGCTTATTCCTTACCATGAGATATACCGGGTGGGTTTGGCCATACAACAGGCAGCCACTGATACAGGTGTTGATACGGCTGTGATTGCCAGTGGAGATTTATCACACCGGCTGACCTCGGATGCTCCGGCAGGGTATGACCCGGGAGGGGCCGCCTTTGACCGTGAAGTAGTGCGCCTGGTGGGGGAAGGAGATGTCCAAGGGTTGGTAATTTTAGACCCCAAGTTGGTGGAAAGTGCCGGGGAATGCGGTTTGCGGCCAATCATTATGGCCATGGGATCCCTTGACGGGCTGGATATTTCTCCGCAAATCTTATCTTACCAGGGACCCTTTGGCGTAGGTTACATGGTTGCTGATTTTAAGCCCGGCAAGCTTAACCCTGGGCGAGAATTAACAGAAAAGTTGAGTGCAGCGCAAAAGGAAAAAATGTGTGAGCGCCGGGCAGCAGAAAGCTCACAGGTCAGGCTGGCCCGGGAAACATTGCAAAAACACTGCAGGGGTGAGCGGCTAGAGGATATCCCGGTGCCGGAAGAACTTCTGCAGGAAAAGGCCGGGGCCTTTGTATCCATTAAAAAGAACGGCCAACTACGGGGATGTATTGGTACTATTGAGGCAGTACGCAGTAACCTGGCCGAAGAAATAATGGAAAATGCCATCAGCGCAGGCACCAGAGATCCCCGCTTTAGTCCGGTTAGCACGGATGAATTGGATGAGCTGGAATACAGTGTTGATGTGTTAGGTGACCCGGAGCCGGTAACCGGTATTGATCAACTCGACCCCCATGTTTACGGGGTTATTGTCCGCTCCGGCATGCGTAAGGGTTTGTTGTTGCCTGACCTGGAAGGAATAGATACTGCTGAGGAACAGGTATCCATAGCCATGCAGAAGGCCGGCATTACTCCGGAAGAAGAAATAGAGTTGGAACGTTTTAAAGTTGTGCGTTACCTATAG
- a CDS encoding flagellar biosynthesis: MSKEEKRGSEVAAALSYSPDENQAPVVVAGGKGYTAKYIKELAQEHNIPVYKDENLAHTLLQLGVGTEIPESLYEVVAEILVFVAEIDKKVR, translated from the coding sequence ATGAGCAAAGAAGAAAAAAGAGGATCTGAAGTGGCCGCAGCCCTTAGCTATAGTCCCGATGAAAATCAGGCCCCTGTGGTAGTAGCAGGAGGCAAGGGCTATACAGCTAAATATATAAAAGAATTAGCCCAAGAACATAATATCCCTGTTTACAAGGATGAAAACCTTGCCCACACACTGCTACAACTGGGGGTGGGTACGGAAATTCCCGAATCCCTGTATGAAGTGGTGGCAGAAATCCTTGTCTTTGTGGCCGAGATTGATAAAAAAGTACGCTAA
- a CDS encoding 3-hydroxyacyl-CoA dehydrogenase — MKRSIDKAAVLGAGVMGAAIAAHLANVGIPTYLLDIVPGELTPEEEKKGLTLENPQVRNKLAVNAKKQLVKTKPAPFYVSENADLLTPGNFEDHMDYLGECDLIIEVVVERLDIKQKLFKQVENHRKPGSIVASNTSGLSINAMCEGLTPDFKQHFLGAHFFNPPRYMRLLEIIPAEETLPEVIDYMYRFGEQVLGKGIVVCKDTPNFVANRIGVYGMCATINSMAAYGLSVEEVDALTGRVMCRPKSASFRTLDMVGLDVLVHVAHNVYEAATDSQEKEVFKTPTFLQKMLDNKWLGDKTKQGFYKKVKTEKGKEILALDYNTMEYRPRQKPQFASLQAAKQAGKPVRQMQALLGGKDKGAQFAWDVLSKTIVYAAHLLGEIADDIQSIDDAMKWGFNWDLGPFEIWDSLGVKNVADRLRAQGTTVPKAVEDLLADGRSNFYEKEEGIRHVFKPESKGTVEERIPEGAIFLSPLKEQGKVIKKNSGASLIDIGNEVLCLEFHSKANSIGDDIVSMINYAVKEVEKNWAGLVIGNYGTHFSVGANLFLILMEAEDDEWDEVEIMIDEFQKANMRLKYCKKPVVAAPHGMAVGGGCEVCLHSHRINACGETYMGLVEVGVGLIPGGGGTKELALRAQELETPSSLVKIGGTNTVQPMINRAFENIAMAKVATSGPEAIKFGLMRQLDRITTNRDLVIGDAKRFVLELAAQNFTPPKPTTFKAPGKAGYAAIELGVQTMLWGKQISKHDALIAKKLAYIITGGGVTPGTAITEQDLLDLEKETFMSLLGEPKTLDRIKHMLKTNKPLRN; from the coding sequence ATGAAGCGCAGCATTGATAAAGCTGCCGTACTCGGGGCAGGGGTAATGGGTGCCGCCATCGCCGCACACCTGGCTAACGTGGGAATCCCTACCTATCTCCTGGACATAGTGCCCGGAGAACTAACACCTGAGGAGGAGAAAAAGGGATTAACACTGGAAAACCCACAAGTACGCAACAAACTGGCCGTCAATGCAAAGAAGCAGCTGGTTAAGACCAAGCCCGCACCTTTTTATGTGTCTGAAAATGCAGATTTACTCACACCCGGGAACTTTGAAGACCACATGGATTACCTGGGAGAATGTGATCTAATCATTGAAGTTGTAGTGGAAAGACTGGATATCAAGCAAAAACTGTTTAAGCAGGTGGAAAACCACCGCAAGCCGGGCAGCATTGTTGCTTCCAATACATCCGGTTTATCGATCAATGCCATGTGCGAGGGACTCACCCCAGATTTTAAGCAACACTTCCTGGGGGCACATTTTTTTAACCCGCCCCGTTACATGCGATTACTGGAGATTATTCCGGCTGAAGAAACTCTTCCTGAAGTAATTGACTATATGTACCGTTTCGGTGAGCAAGTTTTGGGTAAAGGAATTGTGGTCTGTAAAGATACCCCCAACTTTGTGGCTAACCGGATAGGTGTGTACGGCATGTGCGCTACCATTAATTCCATGGCGGCCTATGGTTTATCCGTGGAAGAAGTAGACGCCCTTACCGGGAGGGTAATGTGCAGGCCCAAGAGTGCCTCCTTCCGTACCCTGGACATGGTGGGGCTGGACGTACTGGTCCATGTAGCCCACAATGTCTATGAAGCAGCTACAGATTCCCAGGAAAAAGAAGTGTTTAAAACTCCTACCTTCCTACAAAAGATGTTGGACAACAAGTGGCTGGGAGATAAAACGAAACAGGGCTTTTACAAAAAGGTAAAGACGGAAAAGGGTAAAGAAATATTGGCCCTTGATTATAACACTATGGAATACCGCCCAAGACAAAAACCTCAATTTGCCTCGCTGCAGGCAGCAAAACAGGCGGGAAAGCCGGTAAGACAGATGCAGGCACTGCTGGGTGGAAAAGATAAAGGTGCTCAATTTGCCTGGGATGTGCTCAGTAAAACCATTGTCTACGCCGCTCATTTGCTGGGTGAAATTGCGGATGATATACAATCTATCGACGATGCCATGAAATGGGGCTTTAATTGGGATTTAGGTCCCTTTGAAATCTGGGACTCGCTGGGAGTTAAAAATGTAGCTGACCGCTTACGGGCGCAAGGGACGACAGTACCAAAGGCTGTAGAAGATCTCCTTGCTGACGGCCGCAGCAATTTCTATGAAAAAGAAGAAGGTATTAGGCATGTATTTAAGCCTGAAAGCAAAGGAACGGTTGAAGAACGGATTCCTGAAGGTGCCATATTCCTTTCTCCCCTAAAAGAACAGGGTAAAGTAATCAAGAAAAATTCAGGTGCCAGCCTGATTGATATTGGTAACGAAGTACTTTGCTTGGAATTCCACAGTAAAGCCAACTCTATCGGCGACGATATCGTAAGCATGATTAATTATGCAGTAAAAGAAGTAGAAAAGAATTGGGCAGGATTAGTCATCGGCAACTACGGTACTCATTTTTCAGTTGGTGCCAACCTTTTCCTGATACTCATGGAAGCAGAAGATGATGAATGGGACGAAGTTGAAATAATGATTGATGAGTTCCAAAAGGCTAATATGAGACTTAAATACTGCAAAAAACCAGTTGTTGCCGCTCCCCACGGTATGGCAGTGGGCGGCGGCTGCGAGGTCTGCCTCCATTCTCACCGGATTAATGCCTGTGGTGAAACTTACATGGGCCTGGTAGAAGTAGGCGTGGGACTTATACCCGGCGGTGGAGGCACCAAGGAGTTGGCCCTAAGGGCCCAGGAATTAGAGACTCCCTCCAGCCTGGTTAAAATTGGCGGAACTAATACTGTACAGCCCATGATCAATCGGGCCTTTGAAAATATAGCCATGGCCAAGGTGGCCACCAGCGGCCCCGAGGCCATTAAATTTGGTTTGATGAGACAGCTTGACCGTATCACCACGAACAGGGACCTGGTAATAGGTGATGCCAAAAGATTCGTTTTAGAATTAGCAGCCCAAAATTTCACTCCGCCTAAGCCTACAACATTTAAAGCACCGGGCAAAGCAGGTTATGCTGCCATAGAGCTGGGAGTTCAAACCATGCTGTGGGGTAAACAGATAAGCAAACACGATGCACTAATCGCAAAAAAACTGGCTTATATTATCACCGGCGGTGGTGTAACTCCGGGTACAGCGATAACGGAGCAGGATCTTTTAGATCTGGAAAAAGAAACATTTATGAGCCTTTTGGGCGAGCCAAAGACTCTTGATCGCATAAAACACATGCTTAAAACCAATAAGCCGTTAAGGAATTAA
- a CDS encoding acetyl-CoA C-acyltransferase encodes MREAVIVSAVRTAVGKAPKGKLRKTRPEYMASTVVKEILARTPGLDPTEIDDFILGCSFPEAEQGMNVGRMVALKAGLPNTVPGVTVNRFCSSGLEAIAIGATRIMAGFADVYLSGGVESMSLVPMGGNNLLPDPDLMESIPESYMGMGYTAENVAEQYGISRQEQDEFAVKSHQKAAAAITEGKFKEEIVPLEIVNSYRQKGKLVEDKSTFDIDEGVRSGTTMEILGKLRPAFKAGGSVTAGNSSQTSDGASAVVIMSREKAESLGLKPLAVFRSYAVGGCPPEVMGIGPTVAIPKALKLAGINKDQVDVFELNEAFASQALASIKELGLDESKVNFNGGAIALGHPLGCTGSKLTTTCLHEMKRQQARYGVVSMCIGGGMGAAAVFERV; translated from the coding sequence ATGCGTGAAGCTGTAATTGTTAGCGCCGTACGTACAGCAGTAGGAAAAGCGCCAAAAGGTAAGCTCAGAAAAACACGGCCGGAATACATGGCCAGCACAGTGGTCAAAGAAATATTGGCTAGAACACCGGGCCTTGACCCCACTGAAATAGATGACTTTATTCTGGGTTGCTCCTTCCCCGAAGCAGAGCAGGGAATGAATGTGGGACGGATGGTGGCCTTAAAGGCCGGCCTTCCCAATACCGTCCCCGGGGTAACCGTAAACAGGTTTTGTTCTTCCGGGCTGGAAGCCATCGCCATAGGGGCCACCCGCATCATGGCCGGTTTTGCCGATGTATACCTGTCCGGTGGGGTTGAAAGTATGAGCCTTGTACCCATGGGCGGTAACAATCTGCTGCCTGATCCCGACTTAATGGAAAGCATTCCCGAGTCTTACATGGGTATGGGTTATACAGCTGAAAATGTAGCTGAGCAGTACGGCATTTCCCGGCAGGAACAGGATGAGTTTGCCGTAAAGAGTCACCAAAAGGCTGCAGCAGCCATCACTGAAGGAAAGTTCAAAGAAGAGATTGTACCTCTGGAAATAGTGAATTCCTATCGCCAAAAAGGTAAGTTAGTTGAAGACAAATCTACCTTCGATATTGATGAAGGAGTTCGTTCCGGCACTACAATGGAGATACTGGGAAAATTGCGCCCTGCATTTAAAGCCGGGGGCAGCGTTACAGCCGGGAATTCGTCCCAGACCAGCGACGGGGCATCTGCAGTGGTTATCATGAGCAGGGAGAAAGCTGAATCGTTAGGGCTTAAGCCCCTAGCCGTATTCAGATCATATGCAGTAGGAGGGTGTCCACCCGAGGTTATGGGCATTGGCCCAACGGTGGCTATTCCCAAGGCTCTTAAACTGGCGGGCATCAACAAGGACCAGGTGGATGTGTTTGAACTTAACGAAGCCTTTGCCTCGCAGGCCTTGGCCTCTATTAAGGAACTGGGACTAGATGAATCCAAGGTAAACTTTAACGGCGGGGCCATCGCCCTGGGCCACCCCCTTGGTTGCACCGGCTCCAAACTTACCACCACCTGCTTACACGAAATGAAGCGGCAACAAGCCCGTTACGGGGTAGTAAGCATGTGCATAGGCGGCGGCATGGGCGCCGCAGCTGTATTCGAGAGAGTTTAA
- the amrS gene encoding AmmeMemoRadiSam system radical SAM enzyme → MREAMFYEQDEGGRTFCRLCPKLCNIREGKTGFCRVRKNEGGTLYSLNFGHCAALAVDPVEKKPLYHFYPGHSILSLGASGCNLHCGFCQNWHIAHSDPETRPLSPGQAADLAAKYAAGGECAGVAYTYSEPFMWYEFVYETSQKVREKGLKNVLVTNGYVNPEPLEEIIPYIDAMNIDVKAFTDQFYKDNCVGKLAPVLRTVELSVPHCHVEITTLLVNGLNDSEQEIRKLVDWVAGLDPSLPLHISRYFPNYKMDREATPLSTMEKALKIAKEKLNYVYIGNAPELDSANTVCPHCGELLVRRTGYYVNIEALLGDRCTACGKQINLVR, encoded by the coding sequence TTGCGAGAAGCCATGTTTTATGAGCAGGATGAGGGAGGGAGGACTTTTTGCAGGCTCTGCCCTAAATTATGTAATATAAGGGAAGGTAAGACCGGTTTTTGCCGGGTGCGCAAGAACGAGGGCGGCACCCTTTATTCCTTAAATTTCGGGCATTGTGCGGCGCTGGCCGTGGATCCCGTGGAGAAAAAACCTTTATATCACTTTTACCCCGGCCATAGTATCTTGTCCCTGGGTGCATCCGGGTGTAACCTGCACTGCGGATTTTGCCAGAACTGGCACATTGCTCACTCTGATCCTGAAACCCGCCCGCTGTCACCCGGGCAGGCCGCTGATCTGGCTGCCAAGTATGCCGCCGGCGGTGAATGTGCCGGAGTTGCCTATACTTATTCGGAACCCTTCATGTGGTATGAATTTGTGTACGAAACTTCGCAAAAAGTGCGGGAAAAAGGGCTCAAAAACGTACTGGTGACTAATGGTTACGTCAACCCCGAGCCTTTAGAGGAAATTATCCCTTATATTGATGCTATGAACATTGACGTTAAAGCCTTTACCGACCAGTTTTATAAGGATAATTGTGTGGGCAAGCTCGCTCCTGTTCTACGTACCGTTGAGTTGTCAGTCCCACACTGTCATGTAGAAATAACCACCCTTCTGGTAAATGGTTTAAATGACTCTGAACAGGAAATCAGAAAACTGGTGGACTGGGTGGCCGGCCTGGATCCCTCTTTGCCGTTGCATATTTCCCGTTATTTTCCTAATTATAAAATGGACCGGGAGGCAACACCGCTCAGCACCATGGAAAAGGCCTTGAAGATAGCGAAGGAAAAACTTAATTATGTTTATATAGGTAATGCTCCCGAACTGGACAGCGCTAATACTGTTTGTCCCCATTGCGGAGAATTGTTGGTTAGACGGACGGGCTACTATGTAAATATAGAAGCCCTACTAGGAGATAGGTGCACTGCCTGCGGAAAGCAAATAAATCTGGTCCGGTGA